In bacterium 336/3, the following proteins share a genomic window:
- a CDS encoding acetyltransferase — protein sequence MDNPVIIFGAKNLGTVALEIFQSHKIDVYCFLDDDTSLHGKEINGITVLGSTDDDGFLKLIGKKTNAFVATDDSKLRNRLVEMLNERRKVMPTNATHKEAFLSSNLEMGHGNLIDAKAILNSGVKIGSHNIIRSGAILDYNVKIADFVQIGAGAIIGDNVEIEEGAFIGAGATIVSGVKIGKNARVGAGSVVIGSVTKNETVFGNPAQKVKG from the coding sequence ATGGATAATCCAGTAATTATATTTGGAGCAAAAAATTTAGGAACAGTAGCTTTGGAGATATTTCAGAGTCATAAAATAGATGTATATTGTTTCTTAGATGATGATACGAGCTTACATGGTAAAGAAATTAATGGAATAACGGTATTGGGTAGCACGGATGATGATGGTTTTCTGAAACTTATTGGTAAAAAAACCAATGCTTTTGTTGCCACAGACGATAGCAAACTTCGTAATAGATTGGTAGAAATGCTCAACGAACGCCGAAAAGTAATGCCTACCAATGCAACACATAAAGAAGCTTTTCTTTCTAGTAATCTGGAAATGGGTCATGGGAATCTGATTGATGCTAAGGCAATTTTGAATTCAGGTGTGAAAATTGGAAGTCATAATATCATTCGTTCTGGAGCTATCTTGGACTACAATGTAAAGATAGCCGATTTTGTACAAATTGGGGCAGGGGCTATCATAGGCGATAATGTAGAAATTGAAGAAGGGGCATTTATTGGAGCAGGAGCAACTATTGTTTCGGGTGTGAAAATTGGTAAAAATGCTCGTGTGGGTGCAGGTTCTGTGGTAATTGGCAGTGTAACGAAAAATGAAACAGTATTTGGTAATCCAGCTCAAAAGGTAAAAGGATAA